From the genome of Symbiobacterium terraclitae, one region includes:
- a CDS encoding L-lactate dehydrogenase, with protein MSKIVLVGCGQVGATFAYTVLLKGLTNELVVIDSNKEKALGDVLDLNHGLMLAHPMKIGVGDYPDCADADLIVISAGVAQRPGETRIDLMSRNVAVFDEIISQVTRYNRDGILLIATNPVDILTQVALKLSGWPAHRVIGSGTLLDSSRLRYLMASRLGVDPRSVHGMVIGEHGDSEIAVWSAASVGGVPIDSPEAGARWHLSPEERAEIYEETRTAAYQIIAAKGATYYAIALALARICEAVLRDQKSILPVSTYLQDYHGIDGLCLGVPAVVGRRGVEEVVRIPLTAEEERQLQASAAKLRQFLDEIGF; from the coding sequence ATGTCGAAGATCGTGCTGGTCGGCTGCGGTCAGGTGGGGGCCACCTTCGCCTACACGGTGCTGCTCAAGGGGCTCACCAACGAGCTGGTCGTGATCGACAGCAACAAGGAAAAGGCGCTGGGCGACGTGCTGGACCTGAACCACGGCCTCATGCTCGCCCACCCGATGAAGATCGGCGTGGGCGACTACCCCGACTGCGCCGACGCCGACCTGATCGTCATCTCCGCCGGGGTCGCCCAGCGGCCGGGCGAGACCCGCATCGACCTCATGTCCCGGAACGTGGCCGTCTTCGACGAGATCATCTCCCAGGTCACCCGCTACAACCGGGACGGCATCCTGCTCATCGCGACCAACCCGGTGGACATCCTGACCCAGGTGGCCCTCAAGCTGTCCGGCTGGCCTGCGCACCGGGTCATCGGCTCGGGGACGCTGCTGGACAGTTCGCGCCTGCGGTACCTGATGGCCAGCCGGCTGGGCGTCGACCCGCGGTCGGTCCACGGCATGGTCATCGGGGAGCACGGCGACAGCGAGATCGCCGTCTGGTCGGCGGCCAGCGTGGGCGGGGTCCCGATCGACAGCCCCGAGGCCGGAGCGCGCTGGCACCTGTCGCCCGAGGAGCGGGCCGAGATCTACGAGGAGACCCGCACCGCCGCTTACCAGATCATCGCCGCCAAGGGGGCGACCTACTACGCCATCGCCCTCGCGCTGGCGCGCATCTGCGAGGCGGTCCTGCGGGACCAGAAGTCCATCCTGCCGGTCTCCACCTACCTGCAGGACTACCACGGCATCGACGGGCTCTGCCTGGGCGTTCCCGCCGTGGTGGGACGCCGGGGGGTCGAGGAGGTGGTCCGCATCCCGCTCACGGCCGAAGAGGAGCGGCAGCTGCAGGCCTCTGCCGCCAAGCTGCGCCAGTTCCTGGACGAGATCGGATTCTGA
- a CDS encoding Fur family transcriptional regulator, protein MTPARDEIVDVQQEDTFTAGLRAAGLKLTSQRTAICKALAGMAGEIHPTVQEIFEAARRYHPGVSLATVYNTLAVLKERGLLYELGPDATGAVHYELDVDTHINVVCIRCKNVIDLPHVSTGMEETVARQTGFQLIGAQMLYYGICPACAPKETAQ, encoded by the coding sequence ATGACCCCGGCCAGGGACGAAATCGTCGATGTTCAGCAGGAGGATACCTTCACGGCGGGGCTGCGCGCTGCGGGTTTGAAGCTGACTTCCCAGCGCACCGCGATCTGCAAGGCACTGGCGGGCATGGCGGGTGAGATCCACCCCACCGTGCAGGAGATCTTCGAGGCGGCCCGCCGGTACCACCCTGGCGTCAGCCTGGCCACGGTCTACAACACGCTCGCGGTCCTGAAGGAGCGCGGGCTGCTCTACGAGCTCGGGCCGGATGCGACCGGCGCCGTCCACTACGAACTGGACGTCGATACACACATCAACGTCGTCTGCATCCGCTGCAAGAACGTGATCGACCTGCCGCACGTCTCCACGGGCATGGAGGAGACGGTGGCCCGGCAGACCGGCTTCCAGTTGATCGGGGCCCAGATGCTCTACTACGGCATCTGCCCCGCCTGCGCCCCGAAGGAAACCGCCCAGTAG
- a CDS encoding heavy metal translocating P-type ATPase, whose translation MVQANKDWLDDGLRPLVTATALSGIFLAVGWILEHRAPGLHAWSAALYATAYATGGYLRLKDGLAALRRGSLNIDMLMVLGAMGAAALGRWSEGAVLIFLFALSNALEEFASGKTRRAIESLVTLRPEQALVRQEDGAERMVPLEQVQTGDLVVVRPGERLGVDGVVVDGRSAVDQAAITGESVPVAKEAGSRVYAGSLNTTGSLLVRVMKPASESTLARVIRLVEQAQEQKAKVQRAVDWIDRYYTLIVVGVALAAWTLPPLLAGWTWSDSFYLAMQLLVVMSPCALVIATPAALLSGIAAGARQGILFKGGIHLEQAGAIRVVAFDKTGTLTEGRPRLTALHPAEGVSEAELLRLAAAAELRSGHPLARAIVAAARQRCGALPQPEQVEEQPGLGIAATVEGRRVLVGSRRLVEQTADGRLLRQAEQVEEQGETAILVVADGEPLGVLSVADQIRPQARAAIAALRAQGIERVVMLTGDNERVAAAVAAQAGVDEYRAALLPADKLQAIAELERQYGPVAMVGDGINDAPALARATLGVAMGGAGNDAALESADVVLMADDLARLPDAFRLGRRTRQVVAQNLGLATAVIIVLAATSLLGALTLPLAVVGHEGSTILVAVNGMRLLLSGRRRSLPTPLPGVEQARGI comes from the coding sequence GTGGTGCAGGCGAACAAGGACTGGCTGGACGACGGGCTGCGGCCGCTGGTCACGGCGACCGCCTTGAGCGGGATCTTTCTGGCTGTGGGTTGGATCCTGGAGCACCGGGCACCGGGCCTGCACGCCTGGTCCGCGGCGCTCTACGCGACCGCGTACGCGACCGGCGGCTACCTGCGGCTGAAGGACGGGCTGGCCGCCCTGCGGCGGGGCAGCCTGAACATCGATATGCTGATGGTTCTGGGCGCGATGGGCGCCGCCGCCCTGGGGCGCTGGAGCGAGGGCGCGGTGCTGATCTTCCTCTTCGCCCTGTCCAACGCGCTGGAGGAGTTCGCATCGGGGAAGACCCGGCGGGCGATCGAGTCGCTGGTCACCCTGCGGCCGGAGCAGGCGCTCGTGCGGCAGGAGGACGGGGCCGAGCGGATGGTGCCGCTGGAGCAGGTGCAGACGGGCGACCTGGTGGTGGTGCGGCCCGGCGAGCGGCTGGGCGTGGACGGCGTGGTGGTGGACGGCCGCTCGGCGGTCGACCAGGCGGCCATCACCGGCGAGTCGGTGCCCGTCGCCAAGGAGGCGGGATCCCGGGTCTACGCCGGCAGCCTCAACACCACCGGGAGCCTCCTGGTCCGGGTGATGAAGCCGGCGTCGGAATCGACCCTCGCCCGGGTCATCCGGCTGGTGGAGCAGGCGCAGGAGCAGAAGGCCAAAGTGCAGCGGGCCGTGGACTGGATCGACCGCTACTACACGCTGATCGTGGTGGGCGTGGCGCTGGCCGCATGGACGCTGCCGCCGCTGCTGGCGGGGTGGACATGGTCCGACAGCTTCTACCTGGCCATGCAGCTGCTCGTGGTCATGTCGCCCTGCGCGCTGGTGATCGCCACGCCCGCCGCGCTGCTCTCCGGCATCGCCGCCGGCGCCCGGCAGGGGATCCTGTTCAAGGGCGGCATCCACCTGGAGCAGGCGGGGGCAATCCGGGTCGTCGCCTTCGACAAGACCGGCACCCTCACCGAGGGCCGGCCGCGGCTCACCGCGCTCCACCCGGCGGAGGGCGTCTCCGAGGCGGAGCTGCTGCGCCTGGCCGCCGCGGCCGAGCTGCGCTCCGGCCACCCGCTGGCCCGGGCCATCGTTGCGGCCGCCCGGCAAAGGTGCGGCGCCCTGCCCCAGCCCGAGCAGGTGGAGGAGCAGCCGGGCCTGGGGATCGCAGCCACGGTGGAGGGCCGGCGGGTGCTGGTGGGCAGCAGGCGCCTGGTGGAGCAGACCGCTGACGGGCGGCTGCTCAGGCAGGCGGAGCAGGTGGAGGAGCAGGGGGAGACGGCGATCCTGGTCGTGGCGGACGGCGAGCCGCTGGGCGTCCTCTCCGTCGCCGACCAGATCCGCCCCCAGGCCCGCGCCGCAATCGCCGCCCTCCGGGCGCAGGGCATCGAGCGGGTGGTCATGCTGACCGGCGACAACGAGCGGGTGGCCGCGGCCGTGGCGGCTCAGGCCGGCGTCGACGAGTACCGCGCCGCGCTGCTGCCGGCCGACAAGCTGCAGGCCATCGCGGAGCTGGAGCGGCAGTACGGCCCCGTGGCCATGGTGGGCGACGGCATCAACGACGCGCCGGCCCTCGCCCGGGCGACGCTGGGCGTGGCCATGGGCGGCGCCGGCAACGACGCCGCGCTGGAGAGCGCAGACGTGGTGCTGATGGCCGACGACCTGGCGCGCCTGCCAGACGCTTTCCGCCTGGGCCGCCGGACCCGGCAGGTGGTCGCGCAGAACCTGGGTCTCGCCACGGCCGTGATTATCGTCCTGGCGGCGACGAGCCTCCTGGGTGCGCTCACCCTGCCGCTGGCGGTGGTGGGCCACGAGGGCTCGACGATCCTGGTGGCCGTCAACGGCATGCGGCTCCTGCTCTCGGGCCGGCGGCGGAGCCTCCCCACACCCCTGCCGGGGGTGGAGCAGGCGCGGGGGATCTGA
- a CDS encoding argininosuccinate synthase produces MAKKKCVLAYSGGLDTSVAIHWIKENYDADVVALALDLGANDKDLEFIRQKALSIGAVKSYVHDAKREFAYDFILPTLQANACYESKYYLSAALSRPLISRKLVEIAEQEGADFVAHGCTGKGNDQVRFEVSVAALNPSIQVLAPVREWGWSREEEIDYALKHDIPVPVGKENPFSIDVNLWGRSCEAGVLEDPWAEAPEEAFEWTVNPAQAPDEPEYVEIGFEQGVPVSLNGEAMDLVTLIEKLHAIAGAHGVGRIDHVENRLVGIKSREVYEMPAATVLTLAHKELETITLPRELHHFKLGLEQKYAELVYFGLWFHPLKEALDAFIKKSQETVTGKVRVKLFKGTAFCVGRTSPYTLYSYDLATYDKADKFDHKAAKGFIDIFGLPTKVYAAVQKKHEAGA; encoded by the coding sequence ATGGCGAAGAAGAAGTGCGTGCTGGCCTATTCAGGCGGGCTGGATACCTCGGTTGCGATCCACTGGATCAAGGAGAATTACGACGCTGACGTGGTCGCCCTGGCGCTCGACCTGGGTGCCAACGACAAGGACCTGGAGTTCATCAGGCAGAAGGCGCTCTCCATCGGTGCGGTGAAGAGCTACGTCCACGACGCCAAGCGGGAGTTCGCCTACGACTTCATCCTCCCGACGCTGCAGGCCAACGCCTGCTACGAGTCCAAGTACTATCTCTCCGCCGCGCTCTCCCGCCCGCTGATCTCCAGGAAGCTGGTGGAGATCGCCGAGCAGGAGGGAGCCGACTTCGTCGCCCACGGCTGCACCGGCAAGGGCAACGACCAGGTCCGGTTCGAGGTCTCGGTGGCCGCGCTCAACCCGAGCATCCAGGTGCTGGCGCCGGTCCGGGAGTGGGGCTGGAGCCGGGAGGAGGAGATCGACTACGCCCTGAAGCACGACATCCCGGTGCCGGTGGGCAAGGAGAACCCCTTCTCCATCGACGTCAACCTCTGGGGCCGCTCCTGCGAGGCCGGCGTGCTGGAGGACCCGTGGGCCGAGGCGCCCGAGGAGGCCTTCGAGTGGACGGTCAACCCCGCACAGGCCCCTGACGAGCCGGAGTACGTCGAGATCGGCTTCGAGCAGGGCGTGCCGGTCTCGCTCAACGGCGAGGCCATGGACCTGGTGACGCTGATCGAGAAGCTCCACGCCATCGCCGGCGCGCACGGCGTGGGCCGGATCGACCACGTGGAGAACCGGCTGGTGGGCATCAAGTCGCGCGAGGTCTACGAGATGCCCGCCGCGACCGTGCTCACCCTGGCCCACAAGGAGCTGGAGACCATCACCCTGCCCCGGGAGCTGCACCACTTCAAGCTGGGCCTCGAGCAGAAGTACGCCGAGCTCGTCTACTTCGGCCTCTGGTTCCACCCGCTCAAGGAGGCGCTCGACGCCTTCATCAAGAAGTCGCAGGAGACGGTGACCGGAAAGGTGCGGGTGAAGCTCTTCAAGGGCACGGCCTTCTGCGTCGGGCGCACCTCACCCTACACCCTGTACTCCTACGACCTCGCCACCTACGACAAGGCCGACAAGTTTGACCACAAGGCGGCCAAGGGCTTCATCGACATCTTCGGGCTGCCCACCAAAGTCTACGCCGCTGTACAGAAGAAGCACGAAGCAGGAGCATAG
- the trxB gene encoding thioredoxin-disulfide reductase — protein sequence MADRYDLVIVGGGPAGLTAAIYGARARMKTLLIEKGRTGGQAASTEEVENYPGAGRTTGPALMQQFRAHAESLGATIVRADVAALELDRPIKTIRTRKGDEYEARAVILAPGAEPRMLGVKGEGRFRGKGVSYCATCDADFYTDLDVVVVGNGDAAVEEAIYLTKFASSVTLICIHPEGTMDANKAAQERLFATPKIKVIWQSVVEEIQGDEIVTGVLLRNLATGEQTVLPCDGVFIFVGTVPRTEFLKGTGVELDGRGYIIADPDTMATSIDGVYVAGDARRKWLRQIVTAAADGAIAACAAEKFLAEEEQVNRDLLEPEEPVLAVFWSPAVPLSIEVLRQAEQVVAGLGGQMRLARIDCYKSARTANRLGVSDVPAIMLFHKGIPLATLTEDFNHLAEWVEGHIPART from the coding sequence ATGGCTGATCGCTACGATCTCGTCATCGTCGGCGGCGGACCCGCAGGCCTCACCGCAGCCATCTACGGCGCCCGGGCCCGGATGAAGACCCTGCTGATCGAGAAGGGGCGGACGGGCGGCCAGGCCGCGTCCACCGAGGAGGTGGAGAACTACCCCGGGGCCGGCCGCACCACGGGGCCCGCGCTGATGCAGCAGTTCCGGGCCCACGCCGAGTCGCTGGGCGCCACCATCGTGCGGGCTGACGTCGCCGCGCTGGAGCTCGACCGGCCCATCAAGACGATTCGCACCCGCAAGGGCGACGAGTACGAGGCCCGGGCGGTCATCCTCGCCCCCGGCGCCGAGCCCCGCATGCTGGGCGTAAAGGGCGAGGGGCGGTTCCGGGGCAAGGGCGTCTCCTACTGCGCCACCTGCGATGCCGACTTCTACACCGACCTGGACGTGGTCGTGGTCGGCAACGGCGACGCGGCGGTGGAGGAGGCCATCTACCTGACGAAGTTCGCCAGCAGCGTCACGCTGATCTGCATCCACCCCGAGGGCACCATGGACGCCAACAAGGCCGCCCAGGAGCGGCTCTTCGCCACCCCCAAGATCAAGGTCATCTGGCAGAGCGTGGTGGAGGAGATCCAGGGCGACGAGATCGTCACCGGCGTGCTGCTCCGGAACCTGGCCACCGGTGAGCAGACGGTCCTGCCCTGCGACGGCGTGTTCATCTTCGTGGGCACCGTGCCGCGCACCGAGTTCCTCAAGGGCACCGGCGTCGAGCTGGACGGCCGGGGCTACATCATCGCCGACCCGGACACGATGGCCACCAGCATCGACGGCGTGTACGTCGCGGGCGACGCCCGCCGCAAGTGGCTCCGGCAGATCGTCACCGCCGCCGCGGACGGCGCCATCGCCGCATGCGCCGCTGAGAAGTTCCTGGCCGAGGAGGAGCAGGTGAACCGCGACCTCCTGGAGCCGGAGGAGCCGGTGCTGGCCGTCTTCTGGAGCCCCGCTGTCCCGCTCTCCATCGAGGTGCTGCGGCAGGCGGAGCAGGTGGTCGCCGGTCTGGGCGGCCAGATGCGCCTCGCCCGCATCGACTGCTACAAGTCGGCCCGCACGGCCAACCGGCTGGGCGTGAGCGACGTGCCTGCCATCATGCTCTTCCACAAGGGTATCCCCCTGGCCACCCTGACGGAGGACTTCAACCATCTGGCCGAGTGGGTGGAGGGACACATACCGGCAAGGACCTGA
- the trxA gene encoding thioredoxin TrxA yields the protein MLEVNKETFEQEVLQAPGAVVVDWWSPKCEPCCELLPEVERMAAAYGDRVKFAKVNVLENRRLAISQRVLGLPTFQFYRDGQKVAELAGAEACTAEAIEAELKRLV from the coding sequence ATGCTGGAGGTGAACAAGGAGACGTTTGAGCAGGAGGTGCTCCAGGCCCCGGGGGCGGTGGTCGTGGACTGGTGGAGCCCCAAGTGCGAGCCCTGCTGCGAGCTGCTGCCCGAGGTGGAGCGGATGGCCGCGGCCTACGGCGACCGGGTGAAGTTCGCCAAGGTCAACGTGCTGGAGAACCGGCGGCTGGCCATCAGCCAGCGGGTTCTGGGCCTGCCGACGTTCCAGTTCTACCGCGACGGCCAGAAGGTGGCGGAGTTGGCGGGCGCCGAGGCCTGCACGGCGGAGGCGATCGAAGCGGAGCTGAAACGGCTGGTGTGA
- a CDS encoding glycine/sarcosine/betaine reductase component B subunit has translation MKLELGRIHIRHVRFGSATRVEGGVLTVNRDELTALLLQDERLTAVELDIARPGESVRIIPVKDVIEPRVKVSGPGGVFPGFTSKVETVGEGRTHVLKGCAVVTTGKIVGFQEGLIDMSGPGAAYTPFSQLINLTVHATPREGLTQHEHEAALRIAGLKAAAYLGEAGRTVEPDEVVTYEHLPLPEAIARYPGLPKVVYVYMLQSQGLLHDTYVYGVDAKRILPTLISPTEVFDGAIVSGNCVSACDKNTTYHHQNSPVIEDLYARHGKDLNFIGVVITNENVTLADKERSSSYAAKLVQMLGADGAIVTEEGFGNPDTDLMMNCRKLEEKGVKTVLITDEYAGRDGASQSLADATPRADAVVTAGNANAVVVLPPMEKVIGYPEQVSVIAGGWDGSLRPDGSIEAEIQVITGATNELGFSRLSARTI, from the coding sequence ATGAAGCTGGAACTGGGCCGCATCCACATCCGCCATGTGCGCTTCGGCAGCGCCACACGGGTGGAGGGCGGCGTCCTCACCGTCAACCGGGACGAGCTGACCGCCCTGCTGCTGCAGGACGAGCGGCTGACCGCCGTGGAGCTGGACATCGCCCGACCGGGCGAGTCGGTGCGGATCATCCCGGTGAAGGACGTCATCGAGCCACGGGTCAAGGTCTCCGGCCCCGGCGGGGTCTTCCCCGGCTTCACCAGCAAGGTGGAGACCGTGGGGGAGGGCCGCACGCACGTGCTGAAGGGCTGCGCCGTCGTGACCACCGGCAAGATCGTCGGCTTCCAGGAGGGGCTGATCGACATGTCGGGCCCGGGCGCGGCGTACACGCCGTTCTCGCAGTTGATCAACCTGACCGTGCACGCCACCCCCAGGGAGGGGCTGACGCAGCACGAGCACGAGGCCGCGCTCCGCATCGCGGGCCTGAAGGCCGCGGCCTACCTGGGCGAGGCCGGCCGCACGGTGGAGCCCGACGAGGTCGTCACCTACGAGCACCTGCCGCTGCCCGAGGCCATCGCCCGCTACCCGGGCCTGCCGAAGGTGGTCTACGTCTACATGCTCCAGTCCCAGGGGCTGCTGCACGACACGTACGTCTACGGCGTGGACGCCAAGCGGATCCTGCCGACGTTGATCTCCCCGACGGAGGTCTTCGACGGGGCCATCGTCAGCGGCAACTGCGTCTCCGCCTGCGACAAGAACACCACGTACCACCACCAGAACTCGCCGGTGATCGAGGACCTCTACGCCCGACACGGCAAGGACCTGAACTTCATCGGCGTGGTGATCACCAACGAGAACGTCACCCTGGCTGACAAGGAGCGCTCCTCCAGCTACGCCGCCAAGCTGGTGCAGATGCTGGGGGCCGACGGCGCCATCGTCACCGAGGAGGGGTTTGGCAACCCCGACACCGACCTGATGATGAACTGCCGCAAGCTCGAGGAGAAGGGCGTCAAGACGGTGCTGATCACCGACGAGTACGCCGGCCGGGACGGCGCGTCGCAGTCCCTGGCAGACGCGACGCCCAGGGCCGACGCCGTGGTGACGGCCGGCAACGCCAACGCCGTGGTGGTGCTGCCACCCATGGAGAAGGTCATCGGCTACCCCGAGCAGGTAAGCGTCATCGCCGGCGGCTGGGACGGTTCGCTGCGGCCCGACGGCTCCATCGAGGCCGAGATCCAGGTGATCACCGGGGCCACCAACGAGCTGGGCTTCTCCCGCCTCTCGGCGCGGACGATCTAG
- the grdA gene encoding glycine/sarcosine/betaine reductase complex selenoprotein A: MQLKGKKAIILGDRDGIPGPALEACIRSAGAEVLFASTECFVUTSAGAMDMENQRRVKEFAEKYPKEDLVVILGGAEAEASGLAAETVSNGDPAWAGPLAGVQLGLKAYHIFEPEIREQVDPKVYEEQVSLMEMVLDVDAIVQEVRSIREQYAAW, encoded by the coding sequence ATGCAGCTGAAGGGGAAGAAGGCGATCATCCTCGGCGACCGGGACGGCATTCCGGGTCCGGCGCTGGAAGCCTGCATCCGCAGCGCAGGCGCAGAGGTGCTCTTCGCCTCCACCGAGTGCTTCGTCTGAACGAGCGCAGGGGCCATGGACATGGAGAACCAGCGCCGGGTCAAGGAGTTTGCTGAGAAGTATCCGAAGGAAGACCTCGTGGTCATCCTGGGCGGCGCCGAGGCCGAGGCCTCGGGGCTGGCGGCGGAGACGGTCAGCAACGGCGACCCCGCCTGGGCCGGTCCACTGGCCGGAGTCCAGTTGGGACTCAAGGCGTATCACATCTTCGAGCCCGAGATCCGCGAGCAGGTCGATCCGAAGGTCTACGAGGAGCAGGTCTCCCTGATGGAGATGGTGCTCGACGTGGACGCGATCGTGCAGGAGGTCCGGTCCATCCGCGAGCAGTACGCCGCCTGGTAG
- the grdB gene encoding glycine reductase complex selenoprotein B, whose amino-acid sequence MRIVHYINQFFGGIGGEEKADVRPELRPGPVGPGQALNAALAGTAEIVATVICGDSWFNENLEEAKQTVLDLIRQHEPDLVIAGPAFNAGRYGMACGAVAEVVSKNLKIPVVTGMYPENPGVEVYRRYAWVVETGNSAASMRTAVPAMAALVKRLAAGLEPEPGTYLERGLRVNEFVAERGSARAVAMLVQKLKGEPYTTEYPMPSFDRVPPNPPVKDLSKAKIALVTSGGIVPKGNPDHIESSSASKFGKYYLGDTNDLTAETHQTAHGGYDPTYANADADRVLPVDVMRELEREGVIGKLHDYWYATVGNGTSVANARAYAQAIAEDLRKYEVDAVILTSTUGTCTRCGATMVKEIERAGIPVVHVCTVVPISLTVGANRIVPAVAIPHPLGNPALPPDEERALRRRLVMKALNALTTPVDGQTVFE is encoded by the coding sequence GTGCGGATCGTGCATTACATCAACCAGTTCTTCGGCGGCATCGGCGGCGAGGAGAAGGCCGACGTGCGTCCGGAGCTCCGCCCCGGCCCCGTGGGTCCCGGCCAGGCCCTGAACGCTGCGCTGGCCGGCACTGCGGAGATCGTGGCCACGGTGATCTGCGGCGACTCCTGGTTCAACGAGAACCTGGAGGAGGCCAAGCAGACCGTGCTCGACCTGATCCGGCAGCACGAGCCCGACCTTGTGATCGCCGGCCCGGCCTTCAACGCCGGGCGTTACGGCATGGCCTGCGGTGCCGTGGCCGAGGTGGTCAGCAAGAACCTGAAGATCCCCGTCGTCACGGGCATGTACCCGGAGAATCCCGGCGTCGAGGTCTACCGCCGGTACGCCTGGGTGGTGGAGACCGGCAACTCCGCAGCCTCCATGCGGACGGCCGTGCCGGCCATGGCCGCCCTGGTGAAGCGGCTGGCCGCCGGACTCGAGCCCGAGCCGGGCACCTATCTGGAGCGGGGCCTCCGGGTGAACGAGTTCGTCGCCGAGCGGGGGTCCGCCCGGGCGGTGGCGATGCTGGTGCAGAAGCTGAAGGGCGAGCCCTACACCACCGAGTACCCGATGCCCTCCTTCGACCGGGTGCCGCCGAACCCGCCGGTGAAGGACCTCAGCAAGGCGAAGATCGCCCTGGTCACCTCCGGCGGCATCGTGCCGAAGGGGAACCCCGACCACATCGAATCCTCCTCGGCCTCCAAGTTCGGCAAGTACTACCTGGGTGATACGAACGACCTGACCGCCGAGACCCACCAGACCGCCCACGGCGGCTACGATCCGACCTACGCCAACGCCGACGCCGACCGGGTGCTGCCGGTGGACGTGATGCGCGAGCTGGAGCGGGAGGGCGTGATCGGCAAGCTGCACGACTACTGGTACGCGACCGTGGGCAACGGCACCTCGGTGGCCAACGCCCGGGCGTACGCACAGGCCATTGCCGAGGACCTGCGCAAGTACGAGGTAGACGCCGTCATCCTCACCTCCACCTGAGGGACCTGCACTCGTTGCGGAGCAACGATGGTGAAGGAGATCGAGCGGGCGGGCATCCCCGTGGTCCACGTGTGCACCGTGGTACCGATTTCGCTGACGGTGGGCGCCAACCGGATCGTGCCTGCGGTGGCCATCCCCCACCCGCTGGGCAACCCGGCGCTGCCGCCCGACGAGGAGCGAGCCCTGCGCCGCCGGCTGGTCATGAAGGCCCTGAACGCCCTGACCACCCCGGTGGACGGACAGACGGTGTTCGAGTAA